The Malus domestica chromosome 06, GDT2T_hap1 genome has a segment encoding these proteins:
- the LOC103437093 gene encoding probable aquaporin TIP-type, whose amino-acid sequence MVKLAFGSFGDSFSVGSLKAYIAEFIATLVFVFAGVGSAVAYGKLTDASLDPTGLVAIAVAHAFALFVGVSIAANISGGHLNPAVTFGLAIGGNITILTGIFYWIAQLLGSIVASFLVKFVTQLDVPTHALGAGVGAIEGVVFEIIITFALVYTVYATAADPKKGSLGTIAPIAIGFIVGANILAAGPFSGGSMNPARSFGPAVASGSYSDIWIYWVGPLIGGGLAGLVYGDIFIASYAPVPQSEDYA is encoded by the exons ATGGTGAAGCTAGCTTTTGGTAGCTTTGGTGACTCTTTTAGTGTTGGCTCCCTCAAGGCTTACATAGCTGAGTTCATTGCCACCCTTGTTTTTGTGTTTGCTGGTGTTGGATCCGCAGTTGCTTACG GTAAGCTCACAGATGCATCCTTGGATCCTACGGGGCTAGTAGCGATTGCcgtggcccatgcatttgcgcTGTTTGTGGGGGTTTCCATCGCTGCAAACATCTCAGGTGGCCATTTGAATCCAGCTGTCACATTTGGATTGGCCATCGGAGGCAACATCACCATCCTCACTGGCATTTTCTATTGGATTGCCCAACTCTTGGGCTCCATTGTTGCGAGCTTTCTCGTCAAGTTTGTCACTCAATTG GATGTTCCAACCCATGCACTCGGTGCAGGAGTAGGTGCTATTGAAGGTGTGGTTTTTGAGATCATCATAACCTTTGCTCTCGTCTACACAGTCTATGCTACAGCTGCAGACCCCAAGAAGGGTTCACTGGGAACCATAGCGCCCATAGCAATCGGCTTCATTGTTGGCGCCAACATTCTTGCCGCTGGTCCTTTTAGTGGGGGCTCAATGAACCCGGCCCGATCGTTCGGCCCGGCTGTGGCCAGCGGCAGCTATTCAGATATTTGGATCTATTGGGTCGGGCCACTTATTGGTGGTGGACTTGCCGGGCTGGTCTATGGTGACATTTTCATTGCCTCCTATGCCCCAGTCCCACAATCTGAGGACTATGCGTAA